aaaaaatttttcgtctcagaattgattcgtatgactctttcccgatcaattgcaccccaaggaactcagaaaacgcagcgaaaagagcgtgggatcaacaggagagaagttacgaaggaaaaagcacctgctgaaaaatgtcgaaaattcagcctctcgttttttggctgtaacttttgatgcgttgatcgcagcgtattgggactgcgcccaatcgatttctcttgcaaaattacgtcggaatagtgccagaaagacttgattccagcactttttaaaatcgcgaaaattttcgccaaaaatacaaaggggttaaccttccttttttttttgccaaaaaatttttcgtctcagaattgattcgtatgactctttcccgatcaattgcaccccaaggaactcagaaaacgcagcgaaaagagcgtgggatcaacaggagagaagttacgaaggaaaaagcacctgctgaaaaatgtcgaaaattcaggttttggtcttttggctgtaactttcgatgcgttgaccgcagcgatttgggactgcgcccaatcaatttccctcgcaaaattacgtcggaatagtgccaggaagacttgattccagcactttttaaaatcgcgaaaattttcgccaaaaatacaaaggggttaaccttcctttttttttcaccaaaaaatttatcgtctcggaattgattcgtatgactctttaccgatcaatcggaccccaaggaattcaaaaaacgcagcgaaaagagcgtgggatcaacaggagagaagttacgaaggaaaaagcacctgctgaaaaatgtcgaaaattcaggttttcgttttgtggctgtaacttttgatgcgttgaccgcagcgtattgggactgcgcccaatcgatttctctcgcaaaattacgtcggaatagtgccagaaagacttgattccagcactttttaaaatcgcgaaaattttcgccaaaaatacaaaggggttaaccttcctttttttttcaccaaaaaatttttcgtcttagaattgattcgtacgACTCTTTAccgatcaattggaccccaaggaactcagaaaacgcagcgaaaagagcgtgggatcaacaggagagaagttacgaaggaaaaagcacctgctgaaaaatgtcgaaaacacaggttctcgttttttggctgtaacttctgatgcgttgatcgcagcgtttagggactgcgcccaatcgatttctctcgcaagagTTTGTTTATTCACGGTCAGAATAGATCAAACCCAGCACGCTTCCAAATCGCTAAATAATGGATCGAAATCATATGGAACATAGATTGATTTGTTACTTATGTTCTGTGTTTCAGGACATGAAAGTGACCAGTTTCGTTGACTAGGGAACGAAATCATCGTTGCACCAATAGCTGCGGAAATAGGCAGAAGATACGATTAAGTCGAATTGTTCGTTTATTCTAATTCAGGACACATACAACGGTAACAATATGATACATAGTGTATTGCATTCTGCATAGTGCGTTGCACGTGCATTCAGGCCGGAATCTCAATCATACTgacaaataacaataataattgtcttgtataatattacacaTATCTCGATTCAGATAATTCACATTGCACTCTTTCTTGTACATACAATAGTTAGAATTACTATGGAATGCTCTTCATTAAATCATATTTTTGCATCtctttttacctttatctTTCTCACTAGTCGGCAACTTGTAATGTACTTATACACACCGACACTCGAACACTTGTACTAGAATTAAGGCATGTTGAATAAATTGTCTATTAACTGAAACTGATCCTTCATCGTTAtgaaattatgattttttcccccACCCATTTAAAAGCCCACTGCAAACTTCACATCTTCCGGCCGTATCTTTCGACAGGTCGCTCGCAACGAGTCGAGAACGTGCGCAGTGGATTTCTCTCGTGAATTTACATTGATGTAGGGTCTCAATAAATAGATTCCAgcagttttcaaaatctggaaaaaatgCAATCCAATTAGTTTTacttctctttttattctcgaagcaaaaaattttcgagccCCGTATCGACATAAACGACCCTATTCAGACTAATCGCACTCTCAGGAATGCGACGAGGATATGATATCCCGAATTATGCTCAATCTGGTAACAGCTCGATGTTCCGCAACAGTTTCCTTCCGCTGCTTTCCGAGTACTCATGCAGCATTGAGTCAACGCTACCGTGAATACCACATAAGCTTAGTCGGTAAGAGCGTGAATGATCGTAATTCTTCTTCAACCGTTAGCGTAGCGACGAAGTGAGTTCTATTCACGAGTAACTCTAACAGATGGAACCCTGACTTGAGCCGATCCGTCCTTCCCTCTGTGCCAATTCCTGGTACTCTCTGGGAGAATTTTGTTTCACTCTATTGACAACAAACAATCCACATGTTATTTCCACACTGTGACGGCGATCCGTTTAGACCGCggagattaaatttttttaaattgctcATAATTGAGTACCGGCTGTAAATCGTCTCGCGGGCACTTCTGCCATTAATTCGTATTCAATCTGGTTTTCGTCATGCCTGCGTGCATCATATGTGTCGGCAGAAACCTCGATATGTTTTTCTGCAAGCTTTTACTTCTAATACGATAAAATATCGATGAACGTTTCAATTATTACACACAACATCAGTTCAGTTAACTAGTTCAGAATCACACTTTGCACAATAATATATTCATTGTGTTTTTGTTTAACAAGCGTATAGGTGAATGTGTTCATTTCTTACATTCTGTGCATTCTCAATGTTTATAATATtctttctgataattatacacatGATACATGCATCGTCTCTGCAACTACAAATTATATTCTGATATGCAGTTTGTCACAAGTCATCCGTGCAATCCTTGAGGTAAGCTCAATCTATTCGTAGctttatattttcttattcttacTTAACCTCGACAATATCAAGCTCGTGTATCCATCGTCATCGTCGATGTTGTTCAATTGATTTCACCTTGCTCTCCCATTTAAAACCAAAGTCACGAATCAGTCAACTCATACGACACGGCAGAATGTAGATGAAATTGTCTCGTATACTATGAATCCCTGTAACATTTTATTTAGCTCTTAGCTCGAGTCTTGGCTGCTTCTCATTCTAGTTTATTCTCAGTTGGTAAATGTGTTAAAAAAGTAGAACATTTTTCAGGTTTAGTGTTCAGCGTTTCTTTCAGGCTCGAAGCATGCCCAATAGATTGGAATGGCTCGACCATGGATAAGGTGTTTCATTGGAGCCATTGCGATATCGACGATGTTTTACTTCTACTTGTTCTCGAACGGTGAGTATGTATCTGCCGATATGATCAGGAATCTGGGCATCGTACCGATTAATATTGGCCGAATTAAAACAACATCCTAAGCAAATTATTTGATCGACGGTTTTGACATTTTCTCAGTTGCAGAAAGTGACAAATCCAAAAAAGCACTTCAGGCTGATCTCAAATTTAGAAAAGTATATACTAGCATAAACGAACCACATAATCTCACTGGCTACCGAATGCCTGACGAGCAGCCTCAGCCTCGAAGGAATGTGGAGGTAACATCGTTTCACTTGTCCAGCTCGCCTGTGGGTGATTCTAGAATATAGCATAGTCCGTTACTCTGTAAATGCAGCTGGATTTCAATAATGATATCCTAAAATTAACAGACCGAGTGCAGCATCATCCACGTAGCGATGGTATGCGCAGGATACAACTCGACATTTACTACCGTAATTGTGGTCAAGTCCATTTTATTCTATCGAAGGAATCCTCTTCACTTTCACTTCATCGTAGACGAGATTGCCAACACAACTCTTTTTACGTTATTTGAATCATGGAATCTACCGAATGGTCAGTACATCTATACTTGCTGTTAAACAAAGTATTCGCTAGTTATAATTCTGTGAAATCTTGATTTCAAAATGACATTTCCATTTTATAAGTACAATAGTTTTGAATAATCTTCTAACAGAACATTCTTCCTCAATTTCAGTTCAACTGAGTTATTATAAGTCCGCAGAATTAGTACCGCGAGTAGCTTGGATACCGAACAAGCATTACTCCGGAGTTTACGGTCTGCTAAAACTGATTCTTCCTGAGGTACTAAGTGTTGATAAAGTGATAGTACTTGATACTGATGTTACCATTCTAACGGATATACTAAGGCTATGGAAATTGTTCGACAACTTTGAGTCTCAGCACCTCATAGGATTAGTAGAAAACCAAAGTGACTGGTATTCAAAACCGTCAGCAAGAAACCCGTTTCCCTGGCCTGCATTGGGTCGAGGTTTCAACACGGGGGTCATTTTGATGCACTTGAAGCGACTTAGGAGTATggaatttctgaaaatatgGGAAAAAACGTCGCGAGGTACCCTAGAAGAGATTTCCGAAACTCATCTCGCCGACCAAGATATAATAAATGCTGTGATAAAGAAGTACCCCAGTATATTGTACAGGCTTGATTGTACGTGGAACGTTCAGTTGAGTGTTCAAACATTGAGTGAAAATTGTTATACTAACACGAACGAAATAAATGTAGGCTACTTTCTATTCACTGTTAAGTCATCGTCTCATTTATCAATAATTTACGAACATACAGAAATTATTATGCTCAGATTATTCACTGGAATTCACCAAAAAAACAAGACGTGACCAACAAGCATATTGACGACTTTCGAAAGGcgtatcaaatatttttagagcTGGACGGAAATCTGCTGCGAAGGCAGCTTTTCCCATGCCAAAAAGCAGACGAGCGAGTTTTTTCCCAAAACTCGGTAAGTTCGATTGTAAGAATTTTTGGTATATCACGTTCTAGAGAAAGTCACCTGTATATAATTCTTTAGTTCAGTGATAATCTCTATAAATGCTGTATTCTGCCTTGTTTCTTGAACCTTGAACCGGGCATATTTTTCAGGAAACTGGTCACGGCACGTGTCAGAAATTCGAGGAAAGTTCGCGAATTAACTATCGTACGTATTTGTTCCTCCTCGAGTACGAAAACAACTTTCGGTACATCCCAGACGTGACTCTGATCACGCAGTGTAGTGGAGACCGGTTAACGCTTTTGGAAGATTTGTGCAAACGTTGGAGAGGCGCGATATCCGTGGCCCTGTATTTTACGGACGCAGACACttataatttcattaaatttgtACGGGGTTCGGAGGAGCTGAGCAAACGAAGAAACATCGCCTACCACGT
This genomic stretch from Neodiprion pinetum isolate iyNeoPine1 chromosome 6, iyNeoPine1.2, whole genome shotgun sequence harbors:
- the LOC124221705 gene encoding xylosyl- and glucuronyltransferase LARGE2s isoform X1 codes for the protein MARPWIRCFIGAIAISTMFYFYLFSNVAESDKSKKALQADLKFRKVYTSINEPHNLTGYRMPDEQPQPRRNVEVTSFHLSSSPTECSIIHVAMVCAGYNSTFTTVIVVKSILFYRRNPLHFHFIVDEIANTTLFTLFESWNLPNVQLSYYKSAELVPRVAWIPNKHYSGVYGLLKLILPEVLSVDKVIVLDTDVTILTDILRLWKLFDNFESQHLIGLVENQSDWYSKPSARNPFPWPALGRGFNTGVILMHLKRLRSMEFLKIWEKTSRGTLEEISETHLADQDIINAVIKKYPSILYRLDCTWNVQLSVQTLSENCYTNTNEINIIHWNSPKKQDVTNKHIDDFRKAYQIFLELDGNLLRRQLFPCQKADERVFSQNSETGHGTCQKFEESSRINYRTYLFLLEYENNFRYIPDVTLITQCSGDRLTLLEDLCKRWRGAISVALYFTDADTYNFIKFVRGSEELSKRRNIAYHVVYKEGDFYPVNYLRNVGMSHVTTSYVFQLDVDFLPSNGLYDTLMSSIVSLRLTQDRQVALIVPAFETERYRFNFPESKEALVRSLNRGMFYTFRYHIWSQGHAATNYTHWCKASEPYEVDWEPDFEPYVVVPSSAPSYDTRFVGFGWNKVSHIAHLAAMGYRFVVLPDAFVIHRPHAPSFDIVKFRQDSLYRRCLKKLKDTFVDELLRKYEASAVSNLKKRSRSSGTKVRDEKEQNA
- the LOC124221705 gene encoding xylosyl- and glucuronyltransferase LARGE2s isoform X3, with the protein product MARPWIRCFIGAIAISTMFYFYLFSNVAESDKSKKALQADLKFRKVYTSINEPHNLTGYRMPDEQPQPRRNVETECSIIHVAMVCAGYNSTFTTVIVVKSILFYRRNPLHFHFIVDEIANTTLFTLFESWNLPNVQLSYYKSAELVPRVAWIPNKHYSGVYGLLKLILPEVLSVDKVIVLDTDVTILTDILRLWKLFDNFESQHLIGLVENQSDWYSKPSARNPFPWPALGRGFNTGVILMHLKRLRSMEFLKIWEKTSRGTLEEISETHLADQDIINAVIKKYPSILYRLDCTWNVQLSVQTLSENCYTNTNEINIIHWNSPKKQDVTNKHIDDFRKAYQIFLELDGNLLRRQLFPCQKADERVFSQNSETGHGTCQKFEESSRINYRTYLFLLEYENNFRYIPDVTLITQCSGDRLTLLEDLCKRWRGAISVALYFTDADTYNFIKFVRGSEELSKRRNIAYHVVYKEGDFYPVNYLRNVGMSHVTTSYVFQLDVDFLPSNGLYDTLMSSIVSLRLTQDRQVALIVPAFETERYRFNFPESKEALVRSLNRGMFYTFRYHIWSQGHAATNYTHWCKASEPYEVDWEPDFEPYVVVPSSAPSYDTRFVGFGWNKVSHIAHLAAMGYRFVVLPDAFVIHRPHAPSFDIVKFRQDSLYRRCLKKLKDTFVDELLRKYEASAVSNLKKRSRSSGTKVRDEKEQNA
- the LOC124221705 gene encoding xylosyl- and glucuronyltransferase LARGE2s isoform X4 produces the protein MPDEQPQPRRNVEVTSFHLSSSPTECSIIHVAMVCAGYNSTFTTVIVVKSILFYRRNPLHFHFIVDEIANTTLFTLFESWNLPNVQLSYYKSAELVPRVAWIPNKHYSGVYGLLKLILPEVLSVDKVIVLDTDVTILTDILRLWKLFDNFESQHLIGLVENQSDWYSKPSARNPFPWPALGRGFNTGVILMHLKRLRSMEFLKIWEKTSRGTLEEISETHLADQDIINAVIKKYPSILYRLDCTWNVQLSVQTLSENCYTNTNEINIIHWNSPKKQDVTNKHIDDFRKAYQIFLELDGNLLRRQLFPCQKADERVFSQNSETGHGTCQKFEESSRINYRTYLFLLEYENNFRYIPDVTLITQCSGDRLTLLEDLCKRWRGAISVALYFTDADTYNFIKFVRGSEELSKRRNIAYHVVYKEGDFYPVNYLRNVGMSHVTTSYVFQLDVDFLPSNGLYDTLMSSIVSLRLTQDRQVALIVPAFETERYRFNFPESKEALVRSLNRGMFYTFRYHIWSQGHAATNYTHWCKASEPYEVDWEPDFEPYVVVPSSAPSYDTRFVGFGWNKVSHIAHLAAMGYRFVVLPDAFVIHRPHAPSFDIVKFRQDSLYRRCLKKLKDTFVDELLRKYEASAVSNLKKRSRSSGTKVRDEKEQNA
- the LOC124221705 gene encoding xylosyl- and glucuronyltransferase LARGE2s isoform X2, yielding MARPWIRCFIGAIAISTMFYFYLFSNESDKSKKALQADLKFRKVYTSINEPHNLTGYRMPDEQPQPRRNVEVTSFHLSSSPTECSIIHVAMVCAGYNSTFTTVIVVKSILFYRRNPLHFHFIVDEIANTTLFTLFESWNLPNVQLSYYKSAELVPRVAWIPNKHYSGVYGLLKLILPEVLSVDKVIVLDTDVTILTDILRLWKLFDNFESQHLIGLVENQSDWYSKPSARNPFPWPALGRGFNTGVILMHLKRLRSMEFLKIWEKTSRGTLEEISETHLADQDIINAVIKKYPSILYRLDCTWNVQLSVQTLSENCYTNTNEINIIHWNSPKKQDVTNKHIDDFRKAYQIFLELDGNLLRRQLFPCQKADERVFSQNSETGHGTCQKFEESSRINYRTYLFLLEYENNFRYIPDVTLITQCSGDRLTLLEDLCKRWRGAISVALYFTDADTYNFIKFVRGSEELSKRRNIAYHVVYKEGDFYPVNYLRNVGMSHVTTSYVFQLDVDFLPSNGLYDTLMSSIVSLRLTQDRQVALIVPAFETERYRFNFPESKEALVRSLNRGMFYTFRYHIWSQGHAATNYTHWCKASEPYEVDWEPDFEPYVVVPSSAPSYDTRFVGFGWNKVSHIAHLAAMGYRFVVLPDAFVIHRPHAPSFDIVKFRQDSLYRRCLKKLKDTFVDELLRKYEASAVSNLKKRSRSSGTKVRDEKEQNA